CCATTACCAGCTGTTGGAGGGTACTGGAGGGAACAAGTTTAACACGTTTTAATACAGATCTTAATACAGAGACACTAAATGCCGCTTTCCTAGGAGTCTGAGTTTTTTCTACGGAGTCTTTTCTTATGAGTCTGTCTTTGCTGCAACTTCGTAAGAAACTTAAGTGTAAAATGGATACTgacaaataaattgaaataaaatttacaagcagaagatgagaaaaggaggaaaagtaCAGCTTAACGAAGGACCCACACATCTGGGGCCCCTTAAAGAGCCTGAGTCTTTACCACAGGAATGCCCGATTGAGAACCCACCAGCACCTTTAGTCTTCACTTTGGCCTGAATTAGGGTTCTTCTCAGAAAGCCACACGCAGCGAGCGCCTCCCTTTCTAAGCGTGACCCCGGCCTCCAGCCCGCCCACCTGTCAGGGTGCCGGGACGCACCGTCCAGCTTCCGCCAAGGAAGCGCGGATCGCCGTTGGGCCGGACCCTAGGCGGGCCggaaaatgaaaggaagaggCTTATCCCAGCCGCTTACCTGGTGGAAAAGCTCGAAGAGGAGTTCCTCTGTCACTTTCGTTTCAAGGTTGCCCACAAAGAGAGTGCGATCCGCTTCGGCTGCCGCCGCCCCCATCTCAGCGTCGCCCCCTCCCGAAAAAGGCCGAAGGGTCGCCGCCGACGCACGCACTGCGCACTCTCAGAAACCCCACGTCCTCGCGCACCCAGGCGTCACCGACGTAAACGTCAATCACGCCGGCTCTCCGCGGCGTTGACGTGCGCTGACGGACTGCGCATGCTCCGAGGAGAGGGCTCGGGGAAGGCTCCTGGTTGCCGCTGCTGTAGTGATGGCTTCCAACGAAGTTGGTCTCCGCTGTCCGGATCCGCTGAACTGATCTGCGGAGTCGCGAAGGGCCTACCTTGACCGAGAGTCGTAAGATCAGATACTACGGGCAGTATTTGAAGATGGCGCAGAACTCTGTGTCCCTGTCCGCCGGCGATCGAAGGAGTCGGGTGGCTTACCTTAGCTCTTCCCACGGTGACCTCAGCTCGTCGGCCTTAGCGTTGGCAATGGTCTCCGGAGACAGCTTCCTCGTTACCAGGCCCGAGGCGATTCTTCCAGAACCTGTTCCTCGATCCTCCGTGCGGCTGAACTTCCGGACCGAGAGCCGTCGGGCGCCTGGTGGCGGCCGAAGCCCGACCCGCTTTAACGAGGGAAGGGAACTGGAGGCGCGGAGCCGAAGCCGCCAGGCCAGATTCTCACCTTACCCGGGCCCTGCGGTGAAACTCGACCTTCTAAGAAGTGTCCTGCAACAGCGTCTGGTGGCACTTGGAGGAGTTATCGTAGCCCGTCTTTCAGCTTAAAACCAATACCTTCCTCGGCCCTTCAATTAGCGTGTAAACAAGGCCTCTCTCTAAAATACATTCTTGGTGCAACCGAAGTCTTCTTTTTAGAGGGGCGTCTTTTCTGTAGCCTAGCccaaaagaaaatgtttgcagTTGTTTGAGTCACACGGTTTTAAATAGCCATGATGATTAGGTTAGAAGGGAGGAGGAGCGGAGATTTTATTGAGGTGGTCACAAAGCTGAGCTCATTGGATCGTCCTTCCCAGAGGTCAATAGTCCCTTCATCCTCCCAACAAAGAACCACATTTTTCTCGCTTTCCATGTCTTAGAATCCCTGGCAGATTCTCTTGCCTTGAGACCTGTAATTCCGAGCTTCGTTAACTGCCTACCTTTCCACCTCAGGCTAATACTACCTTTACTTTTGTTGGTTTATTACTGGCATAACCTCCCACCCATGGTCCAACACttaatcctatcattttgccttttacaCTTCTTCCATtcccttcctcatcttttcttaaGGAATGTCCATAaacttcagtctctactacactaaagcaacaaaagcaaaacctaAACTTCCGTGCTCCTTCAAATTTTTAAACGGATTTACGTTTCTTTATTTGCCAAAGTTTCCAAATAATTTTTACACTATGTCATTTTATTACTCACAGTCAATCCCAGCTTCCTTAATCTGAATCTTGTTCCCAAATAGGCAAAAATTGGAAACCTTCATCTTACAATCTACTACTGTTAGGAAGCTGATCATGTATTCACTCTAGCATCTTCCTTAAACTTTCCTGTTTGTCTTTCCCATTCAAACATTATATTTGAAGATCGTCCCAGTGCTAAGCACTTTGGATGAACTTTTCCTAGCCCTGCTAACAAGGAGATCAAGTATACTTTGGATTTAGTGGCTAACAAATCACCAGGCTGGATTGTTATTAGGTCAAGTGATGAAAATAACCCTAGTTGCCATGGCTTTCCATAATATTGCACTATCCTGGTTCTTCTCTTAACCTGGCTGACTACTCTTTGAAAGTGTTGCTCAGCCACCccgactttctgcaaccccatgcactgtgtaACCTGCTGGgtatctctgtccatggaattctccaggcaggaatactggagtggatagccattcccttcttcaggggatcttcctgacccaggaattaacttgggtctcccatgttgtaggcagattcttcaccatctgagccaccagggaaaactctttAATCTGCTAATAATTTTGTCTTAATCATATATTCCCCAAAGTTTAAAGGGTGATATTGGGAGAAAATAAGTGGGTTTTGTAAAGTGGCAAATCTTAAGCAGGTAAGAGTCTAGCTTTTTCCCAGTGGACTCTGGTCTATAATTGTGTTAGATAAAGCAAAATTACCACACATAAAACAGAACTGAATCGTGAAAACTACATTCTGAGAAGAATTTTGACAAACCAAAGAGTGTCCATATGAGTGATTAATATAGTGAGATGTCTAGAAACCACCTCTTAAGAAAAATGTTTGACAGGGTAATAATAGCTACGTTTTATTGAGTACTGTGTGCAAGACAATGTGCTAGGGGCGTTTGTCGtttatttagatatttattgagaacttatTCTGTGCCTGCTGCTACCTGTGTTAGGTATAGAATAAAGTGCTGAACAGGATAGGTAAGGTCTCTGCTCTTACGGAGCTTTATATctgtcatttaattttcataacagcCCGTAACAAAAGTAGTATACTTCATTTCATTGCTGAGTAACCAAGGCACAAAGAATTGAAGTAAAGAACCTTGAAGCCATTCAACCCAGGTTCCTCATTAGAATCATGTAACACCAAAAGGACTTGAGTGATTATTTTCTCAATTCTCCCAAGGATAGTATCTAACTGATGGTATTCTAGATAGCTGAAAATAAGTTAGTTCATAATATATGGATTCTTCGGGCTGGATGTGGTTGAGAAAGAATCCCAAACCTATATGTGAAGAGTTTGGGGAAGAGTAGTAAAATTAAGACTGAAGGTAAGAAGGGTTTTCGTAAAACAGAGATGCCTGATGGTGGAAAATACCACTTTACAAGATAATGAATTAACTGTCCAAAGTTCTCATAGAGGCTAAATTGTGTCAGTTTTGAAATTGGACTAGACGACTTCTTCAGTTCTTTCCCATTTGACCTCTAATTCTacactttaaattaaaaacttgATTAAAATTGAAAAGAGAACTGGGGGgcgagaagagaaaaatgaagtatGATACATAGGGTGACCGTATTTACTGTGCAAACCAGGGCACTTAGGAGGGAAAGGGTGGTGGGTATCAGTTATGTTTTACTTTAGCAAAGGCATAAAAAAAAAGCTGTCCTAGGCAGCCAGGTTGGATCATATCACACTAGAAGGTGCTACAACATTAAATACACCTTTGAGGCATATTCCTTAGCTTCAGGGGAAGAAGGCTGAGATTTGTGAAGGAAGGGACAAAAATTTGCCATAAGTGTGCACAGAAGCATGCAAGAGGAAGAGAACCCAGTGGAAGTGACTTGGTTTCTGTTTGTTCTCACATAGGGTCATCAGAAGTAGGGCTTTGATTAAATAATAAACAATGTACATGtgccagaaataaagaaaatgatacaaaaaatTGTTTGATAAGAGTAGAACCTTGTTCACATAAATTCtgcatcattttatttatttttttgtccacACCACCAGACATGGGATCTGAGTTCCACAACCAGAGATCAACCCTACGTGCCCTgcagtgggagtgcagagtcttaacccctggaccaccaaggaagtcccaatgcTTCATAATTTTAAATCTGAGCTGATGAATGTCTAATATCTCCTTGTTCTTTGTATTTGCAAGTGTCCCAGTTACATCTTCCTAGAGTCACAAAGACTCTAGGAAGACTCTAGACTGTTTGTGGAAGCAAGGACCGATAGAAACCTCTTGAAATGATCTAAAGCAGGAACAACTAAGTTTCCCAAAAGCGGTCCATGTTATTAAAAATCCATATGTTGGTATACAAAATGACTTTTAGTATCACTGCCTGTGTAGCATGTTACCATTCTAAATTAGATGAATTTTCTAAGACAAAAGATAGTCCCTCAATACTCCattgtaagtttttaaaaagccatggtaacttcctttttgtttttatagaCCTTTTTTTATTGTATCATACTAGGCAACTGACTAGTATGTGTTAAAGGTAAATTCTATTAGTATATTTACTTCCTCTACTCATTAGCTCTAAAAGTCTTGAATGCCTGTTTAGGGTACAGGAAAAAGAAGGCGCTCTCAATAGCTGGATTTGGTGCTAAGCCTAATTCTGAGAGGGGTAACtcaccagaaagaaaagaaagtccaaTGGGAGGGAAGAGTAGGTAGACTTAATTTTGAGGCTTAGCTGTATTTCAAACAAAATTATGTCTTTTATTCCTTTGGTGCATCTATCCAGATCACACTCAGGTGcaacttttttctttccaatttccatgagtgtgcatgctaagtccctacagttctgtccaactctttgtgaccctgtggactgtaacccaccgggcttctcttgtccatgggattccccaagcaagaacactggattgcgttgctatttcctcctctaggggattttctcaggggttgaacctgtgtcggcaagtgggttctttaccactaatgccacctgggaatcccatttcCCTAGAAAAGTACTCTTATTTCCCTAGCCAACCAATGTGTAAGTTTGAGTGCCTATGACTCCATACTACCTATTTTCCTATCTTTATTGTCTATGTCCATTCAATTGCAAAGTCCTGCTCATTTTAATTTCACAATGTACTTATGTTAACATTTCTCTATATATATCTCATCATCTGTACTGTATTTACCTAGCATCTATCCTGTTTTGTTTGctctgtttctctgcatcctAAATGTGTATACCTGCAGACCAATAAACTCAAAGCATATCTCTCTGATCCCATAATTAAACTATAACTTTACAGTACTGACCGTAAATTACTCCAGTATTTCCCATAGTATATCCCACAGAATCTGTATGAGAAATATAAGATGCTATTTTGGAAAAAGACACAGAGTCAGTAAAATTGACAAGCGCATATTTTATCACCTTCTTAGGGAGACAATGTGTAATAACTTGTTAAAATTTCTGGTAATTCATTTGCAGGatcttctcggagaaggcaatggcaacccactccagtactcttgcctggaaaatcccatggactgaggagcctggtgggctgcagtccatggggtcactaagagtcgggcacgactgagcaacttcactttcacttttcactttaatgcgttggagaaggaaatggcaacccagtccagtgttcttgcctgaagaatcccagggacgggggagcctggtgggctgccatctacggggtcgcacagagtcggacacgactgaagtgacttagcagcagcagcagcagctatctgactagggatcaaacccatgcaccCTGAGTTGgaggctcagagtcttaaccactggaccatgagagaAGTCCCTCAAGCCAGCATCTTTATTCCACATGATTTCTGgtgccagtctgtgtctttggcAAGTGGGTGGGAGAATGGAGGCAAGCATGCAGCTGCAGATTCCCAGCCACTGAGGATCAAGACTGGCTTTGTTACTAAGGAAGGGCATTTAGGAACATCCCCTAATGTATATGGGTAGGTGCAATTATTAAGTATGCTAATAATGTAATGTTAAAAAAAGTTATGGTTTACCTGGCTTTTATGTCACTAGAATATCTGAAGGTAGCCCTACTTCACAATACACTTCTTATGAATCAGAGGAGGAAAATAATTGTCCTCACCGTCTTGTCAATGAATACAGTGAGCTGCTGTCGGGTCTTTGTCTCCCCAGAGACCTGAGAGCCGAAGCAATGAAGCTTTAAAAACTGTACGATATTTAAACTGACTTTTAAGACTTCTCAAAATCTGACCAAACTGTATTGCCAGTcttctttcttattcttaattCCTCCAGGTGGTTGCTGCTCTTATTTTGCCTCTATATCTGTGCCTATCCTAATCCCTTGAACTAAATTGCTTGTCCTTCACATTTTCTGCCTGTTACGTGTTTATCTGTCCAGACTGGCTCAGGTTCTTTACTGTTGCAAAGGAACACACCCTTTTTAACCAGGTTAAGCAAAACATGGACTGTATTGACTCAGAACAGAAAAAGTGTGATAACTTCTGAGCGTCTACCTAACTAGCTATACATTGTCTATAGCAACACCTTGgttctgcctttctttggaaccaCCTCCCTCATCCTCTGTTCACATGTTTGCTGTAAGGTGTCACACCTAGCTCCAAGAACAGAGGTGTGATCTAGGTCTTATCTCCCTTACTACATTGTCTCAGGGCAGACCACTTGTCTAAGTTAATCTTTATATATATTCAAACCTATTAAGTGCCCCCAAAGTAGAaatttaataaatgcttgttaaaTGAGTGAACGAACTTCACAGATCAGCTATTTCTCCATGGACTCAAAATCCAAAAATGGCACACTCCAGGAAGGGGAGTGCAGGAACTGTAATGTaaacttaaaacacacacacatacacgcatatCATGAGAGTtgaaagttaagttttatttgggggtgaaatgaggactgcagcctgggaaacAGCACCTCaggtagctctgagaaactgctccaaagaagcaGGGGGAAGGTCAGTGTATATGAGATTTTGGTGTAgggggagtacatgcaatcaCGCACATATTTTTCCTGAAGGTTTCTTCTGCTCTCATGAAACCTTGGCTGGTCGTGAGGAACAGTCACCACCATGAAAGATTTTAGTACTTTTCCAGATATGaaaagatacaagaattgggcttataaaattggctcctgaaaacatctaactatctgaagacctgtcctgcccgTCCACCTCCTCCCCGGTATGGAGGGTGTCATTTCCGCTGTCCACCCTGAACACCTTTCAGCAGCTGCAACAGCACTTGATTTCATCTTCCTAGAGGTCAATGGCAAGCGCCCGGGGCAAGTGCAGATTTGTAGCTGACAGTAGTCTCTTTGGTCTAGGTATCCAGTTGCTTGAGCAAATTAGAGTAAACTGagtttccttcaattaaaaaaaaaaaaaagtcatgccaTTGTAGCTTACTTGGTCTGTTGTTATAAGAGTGAGAACTACGCTTTTCACTTTCTATATTTTCATGGAGGCCAAATGTGACTATTATTCTGATTATATAGCATTTATTTTATCATCCTCCAAGAGCTATTTAGAATTGTTTGAATTTTTCAttctattaaataatttaaataaacatgtcAGTTTATAAGTTAAAAATTAGTTTTGTTTGAAGGTTTGCTTCAATTTAAAATCACTTTGTCTCTAGGAACATAACCTaatccagtgaaagtgaaagtgttagtttctgtcttgtccaactctttgcaaccccatggactgtagcctgccagactcctctgtctgtgggattcttcaggcaagaatactggagtgggttgccatttccttctcctgggatcgTCCCGActaagggatcaaacttgagtttcctacactgcaggcagattctttaccaataaccTACAAAATCCTACACCTAATCCAAATATGGACAAATATTTATgcagattgggcttcccaggtggatagttgggtaaagaatctgcctgcagtgtaggagataaaggagactcaagttcagtccctgagtctggaagatcccctgaaggaggacatggcaacccactccagtattcttgcctggagaattccatggacagaggagcctggcgggctacagtccatggggttgcaaagagtcagactatgaatgaagtgactgagcacatgcatgcacatttatgcacataaatatttaattaaatttaaaattccctACTTATAATTttaggcgtccctggtggctcagaggttaaagcatctgcctgcaatgcaggagacctgggttcgattcctgggttgggaagatcccctggagaaggaaatggcaacccactccagtattcttgcctggagaatcccatggacagaggagcctagtgggctacagtccatggggtcacaaagagccggacatgactgaacgacttcacttcacttataattttaaactatgaaaaaagttccctctagtcaaagctacaatttttccagtagtcatgtatgtatgtgagagttggactataaagaaagctgagcttttgAACTTTCGtgctggagactcttgagagtcccttggactaaaaggagagccaatcagtcaatcctaaactgATTGGATCCTAAAGAAATCCTAAAagagtcagtcctgaatattcattagaaggacagatgctgaagctgaaactccaatactttggccacctgatgtgaaaactcattggaaaagaccctgatgctgggaaagattgaaagcaggaggagaaaggcatgacagaggatgagatggttggatggcatcacagactcaatggacttgagtttgagcaagctctgggagttggtgatggacagaaagcctggggcactgcagtccaggggtcacaaagagttggacacgactgagtgactgaactgaactgaagtgtctaAAATAGACGACtagtaaagaaaaggaaaaacaaaccagAGTACTTGCCATACGCCAGGTCACTACTGTAACGAAGCAGGGCCCTATGGTCAGTTCCTCCTCCATATCCTCTACTTTAGTTCCCTTCTGAAGTGCTTGGATAACAGTACTTGATGCACATTCCCTGccttgttttacagatgtgaaccctgccccccacctcccacccccatcacatggaagatgttaactacttgataACCATGAGCAGAGCCCCAAGCCTACTGGGGCCTAAGGACTGAtaatgttaacccctgtgacaccaCCCTTGTTGCCGCATGATCAGCCAGTCAGAGAATTGTGCATGAGCTGGTCACATAACCTGTGACCCCTcctccctcacctggcctttattttatttcagctCCATGACATTGTGCTGATttctggatcttagtttccccaccagggatttaacctggacGCGGGCATTGGAAGTaccaagtcctaatcactggactgcctggTGATtccctcacctggcctttaaaaatgcCTTATTAAAAGCATTTGAGGAGTTTGGGGGTTTAGAGCACCAGCCACTGTCCTCCTTGTACTAGTGCATTTACGATAAACATTGCACTTTTTATCACCGCAACCAAGCGGTCAGTAGACTAGCTTTGCTGTTCACAGGCAagcagacccaagtttggttcagtaacactAATAATATTGAGAAGATGGAATTCTTTttgcttagctggaattcca
This portion of the Capra hircus breed San Clemente chromosome 15, ASM170441v1, whole genome shotgun sequence genome encodes:
- the C15H11orf71 gene encoding uncharacterized protein C11orf71 homolog, with amino-acid sequence MAQNSVSLSAGDRRSRVAYLSSSHGDLSSSALALAMVSGDSFLVTRPEAILPEPVPRSSVRLNFRTESRRAPGGGRSPTRFNEGRELEARSRSRQARFSPYPGPAVKLDLLRSVLQQRLVALGGVIVARLSA